The following coding sequences lie in one Numenius arquata unplaced genomic scaffold, bNumArq3.hap1.1 HAP1_SCAFFOLD_1599, whole genome shotgun sequence genomic window:
- the LOC141478289 gene encoding cocaine- and amphetamine-regulated transcript protein-like → MGSAWLCLLCLAGSSLVLPGTAESVPGLQPPESLPGQSREETELVEALQEVLEKLGSRDLPAVEKRLSWVPLCEPGEPCAVRKGARIGKLCSCPRGTACNLFILKCS, encoded by the exons ATGGGAAGCGCTtggctctgcctgctctgcctggccggctccagcctggtcctgccagGCACCGCCGAGTCGGTGCCGGGGCTCCAGCCACCTGAGAGCCTGCCCGGGCAGAGCCGGGAGGAGACGGAGCTG GTCGAGGCGCTGCAGGAggtgctggagaagctggggagcagggacctGCCGGCGGTGGAGAAGAGGCTGAGCTGGGTGCCCTTG TGCGAGCCGGGGGAGCCGTGCGCGGTGCGGAAGGGGGCACGCATCGGGAAGCTCTGCAGCTGCCCCCGCGGCACCGCCTGCAACTTGTTCATCCTCAAGTGCTCCtaa